The Winogradskyella schleiferi genome has a window encoding:
- a CDS encoding patatin-like phospholipase family protein, protein MRALVISGGGSKGAFAGGVAQYLIEREKHNYDMFLGTSTGSLLVPHLAVNKIGKLYDIFTNVQQHDIFSVSPFVQRKKGDREYVSIDFVNSLWQFIRRRRTFGESKALRKNIRKNVTYEEYLQIRKEKHDVIVTVSNLSMNRVEYKSIQDCSYEEFCNWIWISCNYIPFMSLVKVDGYEYADGGLGSVIPIREAIQRGATEVDAIVLEAETLGKQKVLGKNPFSLMISLFGHLLNQVERNDIIIGKLAARNKNVKLNLYYTPTSLTENSLIFSKRLMEKWWKEGYEYAERRHEK, encoded by the coding sequence ATGCGAGCATTAGTTATATCAGGTGGCGGAAGTAAGGGAGCCTTTGCAGGCGGCGTAGCGCAATACCTCATAGAGCGTGAAAAACATAATTACGATATGTTTTTAGGAACTTCAACAGGAAGCCTTTTAGTCCCACATTTAGCTGTAAATAAAATTGGAAAACTCTACGATATATTTACCAATGTACAGCAGCACGATATTTTTAGCGTCAGTCCTTTTGTACAACGAAAAAAAGGAGACAGGGAATATGTATCTATTGATTTTGTAAATTCTCTTTGGCAGTTTATTAGACGCAGACGAACGTTTGGTGAAAGTAAGGCACTAAGGAAAAACATTAGAAAAAATGTCACTTACGAAGAATATTTGCAAATCAGAAAGGAAAAGCATGATGTTATAGTCACGGTTTCAAATTTATCGATGAATCGCGTCGAATATAAATCCATTCAAGACTGTTCTTATGAAGAATTCTGTAATTGGATCTGGATTTCCTGTAATTACATCCCATTTATGTCCTTGGTAAAAGTTGATGGTTATGAATATGCAGATGGTGGATTAGGAAGCGTAATTCCAATTAGGGAAGCTATTCAGCGAGGTGCAACTGAGGTTGATGCCATTGTTTTGGAAGCGGAAACATTGGGGAAACAAAAAGTATTGGGTAAAAATCCATTTTCATTGATGATTAGCCTTTTTGGGCATTTGCTGAACCAAGTGGAACGCAATGATATTATCATCGGAAAACTCGCGGCTAGAAATAAAAATGTAAAACTAAATTTATACTACACACCCACAAGTCTTACCGAAAACTCGTTGATTTTCAGCAAACGACTCATGGAAAAATGGTGGAAAGAAGGTTATGAATATGCCGAACGTAGGCATGAGAAATAG
- a CDS encoding M1 family metallopeptidase — protein MKKNFALFCLLIASLSFAQQTDYVDFLKLETALSFEPDSSKISGSVALKFKILKDVDSVFVDAKNMNFTFELDDHDRVKFKYDGNKLWLLSHYKAGEEYDVFFKYSAQPKKALYFFKRKNNWQIWTQGQGKYTSNWLPSFDDVNEKVEFDLSIAFKPSYEILSNGKMDSEMTIFDPDMRIVKFDMKKPMSSYLVALAIGKYNEKTETSKSGIPLEYYYYPEDSLKIEQTYRYSKQMFDFLEEEIGYAYPWQNYKQVPVHDFLYAGMENTSLTIFSDAFVVDSIGFNDKNYVNVNAHELAHQWFGNLVTAKSGEHHWLQEGFATYYASLAERDIFGDDHFYFKLLESAIELGKQDLSGSGTSLLNPESSSLTFYQRGAWVLHALRTKVGDKVFRQAVKNYLEKYQFDNVETSDFIKEVERVYGRSLSSFVNLWIKQKAFPVDNAFDILQQQSTYINEFLMVDCFAKSSKCAEYLKYYVSDEAKAKIISQVPELVTAETFNNGLKVRQAISQHVRQIPKSLKDDYETLLDDKSYITIENALYNLWSSFPEDRAKYLFKTRNVVGFSDKNVRLLWIVLNLSTPFYEADNKQALFSELLSYTGEEHNADLRMNAFRYLKMIKSCNEECMAKLENAKSHHNWRLVKFAKELSEELAKNKG, from the coding sequence ATGAAGAAAAATTTTGCTCTTTTTTGCCTTTTAATTGCGAGTTTGTCCTTTGCTCAGCAGACTGATTATGTAGATTTTTTAAAATTAGAGACTGCATTGTCTTTTGAGCCCGATTCGTCAAAAATCAGTGGGTCTGTTGCTCTAAAATTTAAAATACTAAAGGATGTGGATTCGGTATTTGTTGATGCTAAGAATATGAATTTTACTTTTGAGTTGGATGATCACGACAGAGTTAAGTTTAAATATGATGGTAATAAATTATGGCTATTAAGTCATTATAAAGCTGGTGAGGAGTATGATGTTTTTTTTAAATATTCTGCTCAGCCTAAAAAAGCGCTATATTTTTTTAAAAGAAAAAACAATTGGCAAATCTGGACGCAAGGTCAAGGAAAGTACACAAGTAATTGGTTGCCAAGTTTTGATGATGTCAATGAAAAAGTAGAGTTTGATTTGTCAATTGCTTTCAAACCATCATACGAAATTCTTTCGAATGGTAAGATGGATTCTGAAATGACAATATTTGATCCTGATATGCGAATTGTAAAATTTGACATGAAAAAACCAATGTCAAGCTACTTAGTAGCATTAGCAATAGGCAAATACAACGAAAAAACTGAAACTTCAAAAAGCGGCATTCCACTGGAATATTATTATTACCCAGAAGATTCCCTAAAAATTGAACAGACCTATCGCTACTCAAAACAAATGTTCGATTTTCTGGAAGAAGAAATAGGTTACGCTTATCCATGGCAAAATTACAAACAAGTTCCCGTACACGATTTTCTATATGCTGGCATGGAAAATACAAGTCTCACTATTTTTTCGGATGCCTTTGTAGTCGATTCCATTGGTTTTAATGATAAAAACTATGTCAATGTTAATGCACATGAGTTGGCGCATCAATGGTTTGGTAATTTGGTAACGGCAAAATCTGGCGAACATCATTGGCTTCAGGAAGGATTTGCAACCTATTATGCTTCATTGGCTGAGCGCGATATTTTTGGAGATGACCATTTTTATTTTAAACTTTTGGAGTCTGCAATAGAGTTAGGTAAACAAGATCTTTCGGGAAGTGGCACGTCACTTTTGAATCCTGAGTCGAGTAGCTTGACGTTCTACCAAAGAGGCGCTTGGGTGTTGCATGCCTTACGAACAAAAGTTGGCGACAAGGTGTTTAGGCAAGCCGTGAAAAATTACCTCGAGAAATACCAATTTGATAATGTGGAAACCTCTGATTTTATCAAAGAAGTTGAGCGCGTGTATGGAAGATCTTTGTCTAGTTTTGTAAATTTATGGATTAAGCAAAAAGCGTTTCCTGTGGATAATGCCTTTGATATATTGCAACAGCAATCCACCTATATAAACGAATTTTTAATGGTAGATTGCTTTGCTAAATCCTCTAAGTGTGCCGAATACCTTAAATATTATGTTTCAGATGAGGCTAAAGCAAAAATCATTTCACAAGTTCCAGAGCTTGTGACTGCCGAAACATTTAACAACGGTTTAAAAGTGCGTCAAGCAATTTCTCAGCACGTTCGTCAAATACCAAAAAGTTTAAAGGACGACTATGAAACGCTTTTAGATGATAAATCTTATATTACTATAGAAAATGCCTTGTACAATCTTTGGTCCAGTTTTCCTGAGGATCGGGCAAAATATCTTTTTAAAACAAGAAATGTCGTTGGTTTCAGCGATAAAAATGTGAGGCTGTTATGGATTGTGCTAAATCTCAGTACACCATTCTATGAAGCAGACAACAAACAGGCCTTGTTTAGTGAGCTGTTGAGTTATACAGGTGAAGAGCACAATGCAGACTTGAGAATGAATGCATTCCGGTATTTAAAAATGATAAAATCCTGTAATGAGGAATGTATGGCTAAATTAGAAAACGCAAAATCACACCATAACTGGAGATTGGTTAAATTTGCTAAAGAATTATCTGAAGAACTAGCGAAAAATAAGGGTTAA
- a CDS encoding patatin-like phospholipase family protein, producing MRALVISGGGSKGAFAGGVAQYLIENKKHQYDLFIGTSTGSLLVSHLGLKNVEKIKEVYTNVNQAAIFDSCPFITKRKKGVVTIGINHLTVLLNLLKGHKTFGTSLNLKKLIKNTLSKEEFFKLKNSRTEIVVTVSNLSLNHVEYKSIKDFDYEEFCEWVWISCNYTPFMSLVKKNGCEYADGGLGSMVPIEEAIKRGATTVDAIILQTEVSQLNRMPSINAFSLLTNMFAFMLDRIESQNIRIGKFVASNQEAIINFYYTPTVLTTNSLIFDKIKMTKWWESGFNYAKYKNEELSPLETEQ from the coding sequence ATGCGAGCATTGGTCATATCAGGAGGAGGAAGCAAAGGCGCATTCGCGGGTGGTGTGGCGCAATACCTTATTGAAAATAAAAAGCATCAATACGATTTGTTTATTGGCACTTCAACAGGAAGTTTGTTGGTGTCTCACTTAGGTTTGAAAAACGTAGAAAAAATAAAGGAAGTTTATACCAATGTCAATCAAGCAGCTATTTTTGATAGTTGTCCTTTTATAACAAAGCGAAAAAAGGGCGTAGTTACGATTGGTATTAATCATCTCACGGTGCTTTTAAATTTATTAAAAGGTCATAAAACGTTTGGAACGAGTTTGAACTTGAAAAAACTCATTAAAAACACCTTATCGAAAGAAGAATTTTTTAAACTAAAAAACAGTCGTACGGAAATTGTGGTTACTGTTTCAAACTTGTCTCTTAATCATGTAGAATATAAATCGATAAAGGATTTTGACTATGAGGAGTTCTGTGAATGGGTATGGATTTCCTGTAATTACACGCCATTTATGTCTTTAGTCAAGAAAAATGGTTGCGAATATGCTGATGGTGGACTTGGGTCAATGGTGCCAATTGAAGAAGCCATCAAACGTGGCGCTACAACAGTAGATGCGATTATTTTACAAACGGAAGTTTCACAACTCAACAGAATGCCTTCGATAAATGCCTTTTCATTATTGACTAATATGTTTGCTTTTATGTTAGATAGAATCGAAAGTCAAAATATTAGGATCGGTAAATTTGTGGCTTCAAATCAAGAAGCTATCATTAATTTTTATTACACACCAACCGTTTTAACCACCAATTCCTTAATTTTTGATAAGATAAAAATGACTAAATGGTGGGAAAGTGGATTTAATTACGCCAAATATAAAAATGAAGAGCTAAGTCCTTTGGAAACTGAACAATGA